The genomic DNA tattctacagttattttacaatattttttacagtaattttgcagttatttgaactattttaccgttatttttattgttgttctacagttattttacaatattttttacagtaattttgcatttatcttaGTTATTTTTACaggtatttttttacagttattttacagtatttttatagttattttaaagggttttttttctttacgttttttcctttttttttttttttacacgttagttattttttacagttattttacaGCTGTTTTTCAACTGTTATCTCTGTGTTcggcagtttttattttacagttattttcctgttattattttcctgtttattattttcttgtgcAGCGGGTCGTGCGGAGGACATCCTGTCTGCCATGGCGATGATTTCTGAACATTCCTGTGTGTCTTTCCATAAACGAACCTCAGAGACAAACTACCTGCTCTTCGTCAGCAGCAGAGGGTGGGAAAAGATTTAACACTGTTCAATAACCTATAATTAGGGCCATGGGGCAATCGCACAgcgcactactgttatactgtggattttttcttcttcctcttcccgacaaatttcgtcccgctacaaattatatatcaaaacgtgcggtttgatccgtatcggtgtgctattacttttctctatgaaatataaatttttcgcgacgtaagtctggctgctgtcaatgttccggaacattctacagcagcggttaattctgttgattgctctgctctgattggtcaaccccaaagcctttgatcctttgatgtgattacagatacacgcacacaaacacgtaactttgtgatttttcgttacacacacacaaaaatgtgcgcataagcgtgcacactcctccagatacacatgtttctcacacacacacacacacacacacacacacacacacacacacacacattttgaggttaaaggtcataggttgctgtataaataaatacttgggaaaatgcttgttgtaggtgtgctccttgtatattatatagtatcataacattactagtattaattgtttgaagtctctgaagaatctcatcatagtgtacacacaccggcagtagcccccgtggccctttaagaatttccccagaggaaaataatatataataatattattaatttcatAATCCCATTATTCCTCCAGCTCTAAGTGAATGTCTTCAGTGTGttgagttaaaataaaaacctgttgtgtctgttgttcCAGCTGTGCGTCCTACGTGGGCTTCATCGGCGGCGAGCAGCGTGTGTTCGTGGGCCCCTCGTGTGTGGTGGGAAACATCGCCCACGAGCTGCTCCACGCGCTCGGCTTCTACCACGAGCACACGAGGACAGACCGCGAGCAGCACATCACCATCCTGCCTCACAACATCATGAAAGgtgacacaaatattaaaaaaaacattcagagaCATAactcaaccacacacacacacacgtcagcaGCAGAAATGCCAAATCAATATCCAACAAtgtctattcttttttttttttcttatttcttgtcttatttttcaacactcaatattatgtttggttggtagtattgccagtgttatttattttttgtttcttatgcTACACTAgcattttatcttctttgttgctgttgctattattgctcaattgatgcttgccacacccgcttgtttgttttaaactaaatggaaaaaccaataaaaaatgtatcaaaaaaaaccccactcagACATAactcaaccacacacacacacacacacacacacaatcctcaGGTATCATAATATCTGAGAATAAACATCCATACATCACTTAACATTTATAGAAAAAAAGACTGTTGTTAATGCAGAACTCGGTTGAGAAAAGTCacgtttttaatattttttccatgtcaAATGAATCCAGTGattgttttctgtaaattcagGTGTAAACTGCAAACAGGAGCTGCTAATGATTAAttctgcatactttaacgaagaCAATTTaccaaaatgtaaacaaatatacaaGCTTTAAAGACATGGCCATGACCTCCTCCCTACAGAGCAAAGAGAAACTTTCTTCATTCAGCAGATGAATGTGCAGaattaaaacatgatttttatgtttctgtgtgtttcagggatGGAGGGAAACTTCCGTAAGCAACCAGGTGAAACGTTTGAGCTCCCGTATGACGTCGCCTCCATCATGCACTACGGACAGTAAGAAGATACACACGTTTTTTAAGTTAtgctggttattttgtgttttttatggtaatATTTCTGTGTCAGAGAGTTTTTCTCAATGAACGGCCTGCCGACGATCATCTCCAACACTGAGGCCGAGAGCATGGGCCAGAGAGAGAACCTGACGCAGACAGACGTCCAGAGAGTTCGTCTGCTCTACAGCTGTGGTACAGTTCTACTCATCAACATGTTAAACGGTCAAATATTTATGAGCAAATATCTGCAGAATGAATGATTTCCTGCCtcagctgcactttgtgttTACACGTTGAACTAACATGATCTACCCATCTATTTTTCTCATtccatcaataaaaataaaaaaaatcaattaatgatTCGAGAAATAAGCTATTATactgttaaatgtaccaaaaataaaaagaatgataGGCAttaataaattgttaaaatgtgaaattaatttatatttgctttaaagaaaaattaataatttaatataataaatgtaaaaagttatTCAGTGTGAAAtagatttacaaaaaatgattatataaaaaaataaattaaagtaaaagcaattattaacaaaaaacatttaatttcaacacattaaaaaagacagtgatttaacacttatatatattttttaaaaccttttgaATGAATtccctttaaagaaaaataaataataaattaataaaataaattatacaaaatgaaaagacaaaataaataaatcggTGTAAAATAGATTAAAGACATGAATACAAACAAtagaatgtaaaaataaatcttaaaaaaaaaacatatttaaaaaacccccaaaaaacaggaaaattaaATACGACAATAATTTAGTGcttctttatttgtttaaccttttaaattaattcccttgaaagaaaaataaataaaaaataataaataaataaaatacacaattcAGTGTAAAATCAattcaaaaaacccaaaatacaaaacaaatcattacatgttaaattaatgtaaaaaaaaaaaatgaaatccaaatatttaaaataaactagGGAAATGAAATTGGACAGTAATCtagtgcttttttaaaatttacccTTTGGACTAATTCCCCTaaacaaaataatacagaaaaaaaattagccTGGGAATATACATACAGGGGGAAAAGCAAAGTTTTAAATCTGGcccatattttttaatgaatgaattcccacatttattaatatttttggtacatttaatggcataATATGAATAATTTGAGTCATTTCTGTTTGATTAGTGAGTAATTATGTTTCCACATCATTCTTACCTCTTGTTGTGTCTTCTCTTCACCAGATGCTCCAAGAAAAGAGTTGGAGACGGAGACGGAGACGGAGAGCGGCGGcgtggagaagaaggaggaagacGCAAACATGCACATGTTGTTCCACGATGTGAAGACGAAGGTCGAAGGTCAAGTTCCTGCAGAGAAACCAGAGAAAGTTCAAACACCTGCAGCCTCTCCGGCTGCCTCGCTGCAGTAACTGAGCGCTGCCACTAGAGGGAGCAACAACACCAGCAGAGAGACGGAATGTAAACCGATTTAtgtattaataaaaactaaacatacATCCAGCATCTGTGTTCTCTGGTTTGACATCACATCAGGAAGttaatgtgtatttatgtgcaaCATCACTGAGGGAAATCAACACTGAAAATCAatgcactgaaaaataaataaaaacagtcaaagacaaactcaCCATctgcataaaatatgaaaaaaagatgaatttttaatgcaatcagtccctgacacattttcttttcttgcaaTCTGTCTGctacaaatattaaatattaattaaaaatcaaagtgTTTATTCAAGTAAAAAATCGAATTCCACCactagttataaaaaaattaaaatgttataaatttaaacattttaatttgaatatttaatgcGATTAACACTTTTTCCCTGTCAAACGAATATTTAAGTTATTTATAAGTATTATCAATTTATTagataataaatgaaaatttctaatgaattaatattaaatattagttTGATGAAAAATGCTCTTAATCCACATTAAAGATTTTAgaataagtgattttttttaatgcaatctgaACTGTGATTTCTGCATTTGCACTAAAATATTAactttgaatgaaaaaaaaatctaattccactactatttataataaattaaaataataatgaatagataatatttaataaatatcagcttgatggaaaaaaaagtcttaataaatgtaaaacatttttagaaaacaaactttaatgCAATCTGAACTGTAATTTCtgcattttcaacaaaaatatcaACTATTAAGTATTTTTGAGAATCAAAgtcaataaaatcacaaaacataaaatcaataaacaataattgaATTCATATTTTCTCACATCCCCAATAAAAGCATACCGttttctgcagctttaatttatttattttatagccTATTCATGAATTTAATGTAACGATTAATGTGTGTCCTGTTTGAGatatttatctaatttattttgttattaatttatatttaattggaACTATCTGAGGTATAAAACCTGctgcaaagtgaaaaatgtgACGTTGaaagcagcgtgtgtgtgtgtgagtgtgtgtgtgtgtgtgtgtgtgtgtgtgagtgtgtgtgagtgtgtgtcctcATTCTGTCACAGTGAGTTTGCAGTAACGGACGCTCGACTTCTCTTTAGCTGCTCCGTTTGATTTCTGTGTCAGGTGTAAATGTCAGAGCAGCCGACCTGCACGACAATAAACACAGCGCCAGATAAATATTTGTCAGTTATGTGAGATTACAGGAAGCCTCGGCTGTCACCGCGAAGGTTCTTTGGGCTCAAAGTCGACAACACATTAAGAAGTTTGTGAAAGAACCTAAAGTTAAAAAAGTGATTCAGTGAACATGAAACAGAGTTTTTAACCCGAGGACGGACTCCAACACCTGCTGTGAGGAGATAAACTGAAGCTGCTGCACACAGAACGGACAGAAAGAGATGAAATAAACCTGTTTCTCTGTCACTTTTCTGAATGAAATATCCCCACAACAGTTTAAACTGCAGCTTGTGTTTGTCCAGAATCCATCCGAGAcacaaactgtcaaaataaactgtttttgcAACTAGTGTACAAAGAAAATCAGCATATGGTTTGTTTGTGGATTTGAAGCCTTAAATTTCACATTTtggctgtcgccatcttgtttattttggaGCCAGCacatttgtctatttttggtcattttacatattttttggtcgatttgtgttgttttttttgttgtcatttttcatattttttctttggtaatttttaaaatattttttggtcattttgtggattAAAATTGgtagttttgcatctttttagtATTTTGGGGAGTCATTTTGTGGATTCAATTTGGCAATTCTGcatctttcttggtaattttgtcttttttggcaattttgtgtctcttttttgtagttttgtgtatttttagtgggtcattttgtgggatacttggtcattttctgtctttttttttgtcattttgtgtcttatttggtcataaCTTTTGCTTCTTAAGTAAAAGTTGCAATAATCCAGTTTACACATCCAACTTCTGGATTGGACTTCTGGATTGGTTTCACTTTTAGTTCTTGGTTAAACTTCACAAAAAATGTAAGTGTCTTTAAGatttaatactttatatttttgactttaAAGATCTTTCTGCAGCTGTTACACCAACAACaactttataaaatgttttaatgttattttagttaacggaatctaacgaaataacaaaaactagaattgacatttacgttaactgaaataaagagTTACTAatcaactgaaactgtattgtgtgggtacaaaacaaactaaaacgaGTTTTCTTCAGTGTCAAGTGAATTCAGGTGTAAACTGCAAAATAGGAGCTTCTAATGATTAATTGAATAAATGGAataaatgattagaccacccttgttttctcaaatttcttgttcattttaatgcctggtacaactaaaggtacatttgtttgtacagatataatgataacaacaaaaatagctgataagtttaatttaagagctgatatccagacattttccatggttttctagataatgattttggttattatcaagaaaaccatggaaaatggtggtctaataaatttaaAAGAGTATTTTGTCTGGAAAAAGACTTTAATTTACACTTTTTCTGATGTGAACACCtgctgaattaattaattaattaattaattaattaattaatcaattaagcaAAAGGTCTTCActcaaacaaaatacaaaacacaaaaagaaagttCATCACGGTCACTGAATGAAAGTCAAATGTGTTCAAACTTTCTCCCTGAAgtcttttgttttgaagagtgAAAAGAGCAGCTGGACGTGATGTGGATTCATGTAAAACTGTTTCCAGTTTGTTTGTCTTCTGTGAGAAATTTGAATAAATGATGCTATCTACtggaaatatgaatattttgatGTGAAGATTTACAGAAAGAGCATGTTGACAGAGGAACACAGAAACTACTAATGCATTTTATTCTCTTATCAgcaaaaataattacacataAAGTGAGAAAGTGTTAGCATTTTGGCCATCgcagtcttttttattttggagccagcacatttgtcttttttggtcatttatttttagggggtaattttttaaatatttatttttgttaattttgccCCTTCTTAAACATTGTGTGTCctttatggccattttaaaaaatatatttttgggtaattttgtggatttaatttggtaattttgtgtctttttgtagttctgtgtattttttggggggtaattttgtgttttttttggtaatattctgtgtgtttttgccatattgcatctttttggtcattttgtgtgtgttttttttgtcattttacttatttttttggtatttttaaatatttttgggatttaatttggtaactttgcatctcttttgtagttttgtgtattatttgggggggtaattttgtcttttttggccatattgcgtctttttggtaattttctgtctttttttggtaattttgtgtcttaaagtCGTTCAATATTTTGAAGAGTGAAGAGAGCAGCTGGACGTGATGTGGGATATAATGTAAAACTGTGTCCagtttgtttttcctctgtGTGAGAAATTTGACTGAATTTGACATGATAAAGTTTGTTTGTAGATTTGAACCCTCAAGTTCAGCATTTTAGCCatcaccatcttggtttttttggagccagcacatttgtcttttttggtcattttgtgtgtgtttttgtcattttacttctttttttggtgactt from Centropristis striata isolate RG_2023a ecotype Rhode Island chromosome 19, C.striata_1.0, whole genome shotgun sequence includes the following:
- the LOC131992603 gene encoding astacin-like metalloendopeptidase, giving the protein MLPLVLAALLLLYSTKDVASGPVREDKQASGESWFSRALRYMVSNPETLEELLTRKHAVLEGDMVLPSDRNAVESIWPTRDIPYVITDEIAGRAEDILSAMAMISEHSCVSFHKRTSETNYLLFVSSRGCASYVGFIGGEQRVFVGPSCVVGNIAHELLHALGFYHEHTRTDREQHITILPHNIMKGMEGNFRKQPGETFELPYDVASIMHYGQEFFSMNGLPTIISNTEAESMGQRENLTQTDVQRVRLLYSCDAPRKELETETETESGGVEKKEEDANMHMLFHDVKTKVEGQVPAEKPEKVQTPAASPAASLQ